DNA sequence from the Streptomyces sp. MST-110588 genome:
AGGAGCGTACGGCAGGGTGAGGTGCTGGTGACGGTGGCCCGTACGGACGCGCCGTTGGACGAAGTGATGCGCACGATCGAGCGGGCGCTGAAGAACGAGCGGAATCCACGCGAGAACCCCTGATACCGCGAGATCATCACGTTTCTGTAGTCATAACCCCACACAACGCGACGGCCGCCCCTCATTTGGGCGGCCGTCGTTGCTCATGCGTGCCACCCGGATGACATCTGAGAGAAATTCTTGGCACTCAGTGTCTTGTCGCCTGGCACGCGGTGTCATACCTTGAAGTCGTCCGGGCGGCCGGCGGGCGGTGCAACCCCACCCGCCGGCTGTCCCCGCAACCCTTTGCGGCTGCGCGCCCGGACGCCTGCGTCACAGGCACCTCACCGCGCTCACCAGCGCTGCCGGAACACCCCTCAGCCGAACCGACGGCACCGCCTCTGCACCACCCCCGACGTCCCCTCAAGCCGTTTCCCTCGACAGGCTTCGCCGGAGGCAACCGTGAACCAGATACTTGACGCGATCCTCGCGCCGGAGAGCACCGGCGAGGACTTCGCCGCTCTGCCCATCCCCGAGTCCTACCGCGCGGTGACCGTGCACAAGGACGAGGCCGACATGTTCGACGGCCTGTCCACCAAAGAGAAGGACCCCCGCAAATCCCTGCACGTGGAGGAGGTGCCGGTGCCCGAACTCGGGCCCGGTGAGGCCCTGGTGGCCGTCATGGCCTCCTCGGTGAACTACAACTCCGTGTGGACCTCCATCTTCGAGCCGATGTCGACCTTCGGCTTCCTGGAGCGCTACGGCAAGCTCTCCCCGCTCACCAAGCGGCACGACCTGCCGTACCACGTCATCGGCTCCGACCTGGCGGGCGTCGTCCTGCGTACGGGACCGGGCGTGAACGCCTGGAAGCCGGGCGACGAGGTCGTGGCGCACTGTCTGTCCGTGGAGCTGGAGAGCGCCGACGGGCACAACGACACGATGCTCGACCCCGAGCAGCGCATCTGGGGTTTCGAGACCAACTTCGGCGGCCTCGCCGAGATCGCGCTGGTGAAGTCCAACCAGCTCATGCCCAAACCCGGGCACCTGAGCTGGGAGGAGGCGGCGGCGCCGGGCCTGGTCAACTCCACCGCGTACCGGCAACTGGTCTCCCGCAACGGCGCCGGCATGAAGCAGGGCGACAACGTCCTGATCTGGGGCGCCAGCGGCGGACTGGGCTCGTACGCCACGCAGTTCGCGCTGGCCGGCGGCGCCAACCCCATCTGTGTGGTCTCCAGCGACCAGAAGGCGGAGATCTGCCGCAAGATGGGCGCCGAGGCGATCATCGACCGCAACGCCGAGGGCTACAGGTTCTGGAAGGACGAGCACCACCAGGACCCGCGCGAATGGAAGCGGTTCGGCAAGCGCATTCGCGAACTGACCGGCGGCGAGGACGTGGACATCGTCTTCGAGCACCCCGGGCGCGAGACGTTCGGCGCGAGCGTGTACGTCACGCGCAAGGGCGGCACGATCGTCACCTGCGCCTCGACCTCCGGCTACACCCACGAGTACGACAACCGCTACCTGTGGATGTCGCTCAAGCGCATCGTGGGCTCGCACTTCGCCAACTACCGCGAGGCGTGGGAGGCCAACCGCCTGATCGCCAAGGGGAAGATCCACCCGACGCTGTCCAAGACGTACACGCTGGAGGAGACCGGGCAGGCGGCGTACGACGTGCACCGCAACCTCCACCAGGGCAAAGTCGGCGTGCTCGCGCTCGCCCCGCACGAGGGCATGGGCGTACGCGACCCGGAGATGCGCGCCAAGCACCTGGACGCCATCAACCGCTTCCGGAACGTGTGAGCCACCGGCATGACCGAGCGTCACAAGGACCGTCCGTGGCTGATGCGGACCTACGCCGGGCACTCCACCGCCGAGGCGTCCAACGAGCTGTACCGGCGCAACCTGGCCAAGGGCCAGACCGGGCTGTCGGTCGCCTTCGACCTGCCGACGCAGACCGGTTACGACCCCGACCACGTCCTCGCCCGCGGTGAGGTCGGCCGGGTCGGGGTCCCGGTCTCCCACCTGGGAGACATGCGCCGGCTGTTCCAGGACATCCCCCTGGAGCAGATGAACACCTCGATGACCATCAACGCCACCGCCATGTGGCTGCTGGCGCTGTACCAGGTGGTGGCCGAGGAGCAGGGCGCGGACATCACCAAGCTGTCGGGCACCACGCAGAACGACATCGTCAAGGAGTACCTCTCCCGCGGCACCCATGTCTTTCCGCCGGGTCCGAGCCTGCGGCTGACCACCGACATGATCACGTACACGGTGGCCCACATCCCCAAGTGGAACCCGATCAACATCTGCAGCTACCACCTCCAGGAGGCGGGCGCCACGCCCGTCCAGGAGATCGCGTACGCCATGAGCACGGCCATCGCCGTCCTGGACGCCGTACGGGAGTCCGGTCAGGTGCCGGCGGAGAAGTTCGGGGACGTCGTCGCCCGGATCTCCTTCTTCGTCAACGCCGGGGTCCGCTTCATCGAGGAGATGTGCAAGATGCGGGCGTTCGGCCGCATCTGGGAGCAGGTCACCCGTGAGCGGTACGGCGTCCAGGACCCCAAGCAGCGCCGCTTCCGCTACGGCGTCCAGGTCAACTCCCTGGGCCTGACCGAGGCCCAGCCGGAGAACAACGTCCAGCGGATCGTGCTGGAGATGCTGGCGGTCACCCTGTCCAAGGACGCGCGCGCCCGCGCCGTACAGCTCCCGGCCTGGAACGAGGCGCTGGGGCTGCCGCGGCCCTGGGACCAGCAGTGGTCGCTGCGCATCCAGCAGGTGCTCGCCCACGAGAGCGACCTGCTGGAGTACGAGGACATCTTCGCCGGCTCGCACGTCATCGAGGCCAAGGTGGAGGCGCTGGTCACCGACTGCCTGGCCGAGATCGAACGGATCCAGGAGATGGGCGGGGCGATGGCCGCCGTCGAGTCCGGCTACCTCAAGGCGCAGCTCGTCGCCTCGCACGCCGAGCGCCGGGCGCGGATCGAGTCCGGCCAGGAGAAGATCGTCGGCGTCAACTGCTACGAGTCCACCGAGCCCAACCCGCTCACCGCGGACCTGGACACGGCCATCATGACCGTCGACCCGGCGAACGAGGCACGGGTCGTACGGTCCCTGCACCGGTGGCGGGACGACCGCGACGAGGGCCGGGCCCAGGAGTCGCTGTCGGCGCTGAAGAAGGCCGCGGCGGGAGACACCAACCTCTTCGCGGCGACCCTGGAATGCGCCCGCGCAGGCGTGACGACCGGCGAGTGGGCCTGGGCCCTGCGGGACGTCTTCGGGGAGTTCCGGGCGCCCACGGGCGTCGCGGGCGCGCCCCTGGCCGTCACCGCCGAGGCGGGCACACCGCTGGCGGCCGTACGGGAGAAGGTCGAGCGGACCGCCGCCGACCTGGGCGGCGGCCGGCTGCGCCTGCTGGTGGGCAAGCCCGGTCTGGACGGGCACAGCAACGGTGCCGAGCAGATCGCCGTACGGGCCAGGGACGCCGGCTTCGAAGTGGTCTACCAGGGCATCCGGCTGACCCCGGAACAGATCGTCTCGGCGGCCGTGGCCGAGGACGTGCACTGTGTGGGCCTGTCGATCCTCTCCGGCTCGCACGCCGAGCTGGTGCCGGACGTACTGGCCCGGCTGCGGCGGTCCGGTGCCGGCGACATTCCCGTCATCGTGGGCGGAATCATTCCCTCCGCCGATGCCGCCGCGCTCCGCGAAGCCGGGGTGGCGGCCGTCTTCACCCCCAAGGACTTCGGTATCACGGAGATCATCGGCCGTATCGTCGACGAGATCCGTACAGCGAACCAGCTCGACCCTCTGGAGGTCCCCGCATGACCGCGACCGCCGCCGGCACCACCACCGGCTCCACCGGCACCGCAGATGCCGCCGCCGGACCCGTCAACCGGCTGCGCCCGCGCCGCTCCTGCCTGGCCGTGCCCGGCAGCAACCCGCGCTTCCTGGAGAAGGCCCAGGGCCTGCCCGCCGACCAGGTCTTCCTGGACCTGGAGGACGCCTGCGCGCCGCTCGCCAAGGAAGGCGCCCGGCACACCATCGTGGACGCCCTGAACAACGGCGACTGGACCGGCAAGACGCGGGTCGTACGGGTCAACGACTGGACCACCCACTGGACCTACCGGGACGTCATCACCGTCGTGGAGGGCGCGGGCCCCAACCTGGACTGCATCATGCTGCCCAAGGTGCAGGACGCCCAGCAGGTCGTGGCCCTGGACCTGCTGCTGACGCAGATCGAGAAGACGATGGGCTTCGAGGTCGGCCGGATCGGCATCGAGGCGCAGATCGAGAACGCCAAGGGCCTGGTGAACGTCGACGCCATCGCCGGCGCCTCGCCGCGCCTGGAGACCATCATCTTCGGCCCGGCCGACTTCATGGCGTCCATCAACATGAAGTCCCTGGTCGTGGGTGAGCAGCCGCCGGGTTACGGGGCGGACGCCTACCACTACATCCTGATGCGCATCCTGATGGCTGCCCGTACCTACGATCTCCAGGCCATCGACGGCCCGTACCTTCAGATCCGTAACGTCGAGGGCTACAAGGAGGTCGCGCGGCGGGCCGCGGCCCTGGGGTTCGACGGCAAGTGGGTGCTGCACCCCGGTCAGGTCGAGGCGGCCAACGAGGTCTTCTCGCCCTCGCAGGAGGACTACGACCACGCCGAGCTGATCCTGGACGCCTATGAGTGGCACACCTCGGAGGCGGGCGGGGCCAAGGGATCGGCGATGCTCGGCGACGAGATGATCGACGAGGCCAGCCGCAAGATGGCGCTGGTCATCGCCGGAAAGGGCCGGGCCGCCGGCATGACCCGTACGTCCAAGTTCCAGGCCCCGGAGGCGTAGCGCGATGCAGTTCGGCCGGATCTACGAAGAGTTCACCGTCGGCGACGTCTACAAGCACTGGCCCGGAAAGACGGTCACGGAATACGACGACCATCTTTTCTGTCTGCTCACGATGAATCACCACCCGCTGCACATGGACAGCAACTACGCGGAACAGACCACGGACTTCAAGAGAAATGTCGTCGTGGGCAACTACGTCTATTCGCTGCTGCTGGGCATGTCGGTCCCGGACGTCTCGGGCAAGGCCATCGCCAATCTGGAGATCGAGTCGCTGCGGCACATCGCACCGACCTTCCACGGCGACACCCTGTACGGCGAGACGACCGTACTGGAGAAGATTCCCTCCAAGTCCCGCAGCGACCGCGGGATCGTCCATGTGGAAACCAAGGGATACAAGCAGGACGGCACCGTGGTGTGTGTCTTCCGGCGCAAGGTGATGGTTCCCACGGCCGCGTACGTCCAGGAGCGCGGCGGCGAACAGCCGGGCCGCCCGGAACCGGTGGCCCCGCCGGCCAAGAAGGAGAAGTGACATGAGCGGCCGTCTCGCGCAGACCGAGGGTCTGACCGACATCCAGCGGGAAATCCTGGCCACGGTCCGTGACTTCGTCGACAAGGAGATCCTGCCGGTCGCCACCGAGCTGGAACACCGCGACGAGTACCCGACGCGGATAGTCGAGGGCCTGAAGGAACTGGGCGTCTTCGGCCTGATGATTCCCGAGGAGTACGGCGGGCTCGGCGAGTCGCTGCTGACGTACGCGCTGACCGTGGAGGAGATCGCCCGCGGCTGGATGAGCGTCTCGGGCATCATCAACACCCATTTCATCGTGGCGTACATGCTCAAGCAGCACGGCACGCAGGAGCAGAAGGACTATTTCCTGCCGAAGATGGCGGCCGGTGAGGTCCGCGGCGCCTTCTCGATGTCCGAGCCGGCTCTGGGTTCGGATGTGTCGGCCATCACCTCCAAGGGCGTGCGGGACGGCGACGAATACGTCCTGACCGGCCAGAAGATGTGGCTGACCAACGGCGGTTCCTCGACGCTGGTCGCGGTGTTGTGCCGTACGGACGAGGGGCATCCGGAAGGAACTGCTCCGCACAAGTCCATGACGACTTTCCTGGTCGAGAAGGAGCCCGGATTCGGGACCGTACGGCCCGGGCTGACCATCCCCGGGAAAATCGACAAGATGGGCTACAAGGGGGTCGACACCACCGAATTGATCATGGATGGGCTGCGGATTCCGGCCGACCGGGTTCTCGGCGGAAAAACCGGGCGTGGTTTCTATCACATGATGGACGGCGTCGAGGTCGGCCGGGTCAATGTCGCCGCGCGCGGCTGCGGTGTGGCCCAGCGCGCCTTCGAGCTGGGCATTTCCTACGCGCAGCAGCGGCAGACGTTCGGAAAGCCGATCGCCCAGCACCAGGCGATCCAGTTCAAACTGGCCGAAATGGCGACAAAGGTCGAAGCGGCCCATGCGATGATGGTCAATGCCGCCCGCAAAAAGGACTCCGGTCAGCGAAACGACCTGGAGGCGGGCATGGCCAAGTACCTGGCTTCCGAGTACTGCAAGGAAGTGGTGGAGGACGCGTTCCGCATCCACGGCGGTTACGGCTTCTCCAAGGAGTACGAGATCGAGCGCCTCTACCGGGAGGCCCCGATGCTGCTGATCGGCGAGGGAACCGCCGAGATCCAGAAAATGATCATTGGCCGACGACTGCTGGAGGAGTACCGGATCCAGGGGTGAACGCACCTTTTGTTCCGATTTCCCCTAGACGAAGATCACACCCCGTCATCGCACTTCGGCCACGGATTGGCGCTGGCTCTTGGCCAGTTGCCGCCCGCAACCGATAGCATCCACGGAAAGCCGCCGTCCCCCATCGCATATGCGGCATCCTCCGCTACGAAGGTCATCCATGCCCCACAGCCAATCCTCTGCACAACGCGGTCGCGTCCGCCTCGCGCGCGGAGCGTCGCCGTGGCTTCTGCCGACCGTCGCGACGGCAGCGGTCAGCCTCGCCCGTTCCCGTCGCTCGGGACGCTGGGCCGCCGTCGCCGTGCCCACCACCGCCCTGGCGGCGGGCATGCTGTGGTTCTTCCGCGACCCCGAGCGAGAGATCGCTCAGGGCCGCGTCATCTCTCCGGCCGACGGCGTGGTGCAGAGCATCATGCCGTGGAAGGACGGGCGCACCCGCGTCGCGATCTTCATGAGCCCGCTGAACGTCCACGTCAACCGCGCGCCGCTGGCCGGCACGGTGACGTCCGTGGAGCACATCCCCGGCGGGTACGTTCCGGCGTTCAACAAGGAGAGCGAGAACAACGAGCGGGTCGTCTGGCACTTCGACACCGAACTCGGCGACATCGAGATGGTGCAGATCGCCGGCGCGGTCGCCCGCCGCATCGTCCCGTACGTGCCCCAGGGCACCAAGGTCGAGCAGGGCGAGCGCATCGGCCTGATCCGCTTCGGCTCACGCGTCGACGTCTACCTCCCGGAAGGCGTCGAGGCCGCGGTCGAGGTCGGGCAGGCCACCACAGCGGGGGTGACTCGCCTTGACCGTGATTGATCCCGAAACACAGGCGGGGTGGGCCCCCGAGGCCGACGACGAGGACGACATGCCGCTGTCCATGCGGCTGTCAATAGCGGACACCCTGACGCTGGGCAACGCGATCTGCGGCTTCATGGCCGTGTACTTCACGACCACCGGCGTCCTGATCCCGCACCTGACGGGCAACGAGGACGGCGGCATGGCCCGGCACAGCGCCGCCATGGCCGTGATCCTGATGCTCCTGGCGTCGGTCTTCGACCTCTTCGACGGACTGGTCGCCCGCAAGCTGCGCAGCTCCGCGATGGGCGCCGAACTGGACAACCTCTCGGACCTGATCAGCTTCGGCCTCGCGCCGGCGTACTTCGTCGTCACCTGGGGCATGGTCGCCCAGGACGCCCACCAGCGGGTCTCGGTGGTCGCGGCGGTGGTGGTGCTGCTGGCGGTGGTGCTGCGGCTGGCCCGGTTCTCCTGCGTCACGCTGCGTGACGGCATCTTCCAGGGCATGCCGAGCCCCTTCGGCGCCCTGACCGTCGTCGCCATCGTGCTGCTGGAGCTGCCGTTCGTGCCCACGCTGCTGGCGATCATCGGGGTGGCCTGGCTGATGGTGAGCCGGGTCGAGTACCCCAAGCCGCGGGGCCGGCTCGCGGTGGCGATGCTGAGCTGGATCGTCCTGAGCATGGGCATGCTGGCGGCCTGGGCGCTGGACGCCCCCGGCGGCCAGCTCCTCCTTCAGACCGGCTGCTCGCTCCAGGTGGTCCTGGGCGCGATGATCCCGCTGTTCGCCACGGCCCGCCGCGTCAACACCTTCCGCGACAACCGCCGCGAGGCCCGCGCCGCACAGCTCCCGTAACCGATAGGGACGGCGGGCGGGTGGCGTAAGGCTTCCGAAGCGGCGGCACAGGCAGACCAGGCACATAACGAGAGCCAACGAGAGCCCCGGACGATTTGATCGTCCGGGGCTCTCGGGTGTTGCGGTGGGCTTTGCTGGGTTTGGATCGGCTCGGTTCCGTTCGGTTTGGTTCTGGGGCGGGCCTGAAGGGAGCTGACGGCCGGGGCGGCGCCTTGGACGACCCAGGAGGCGAGGGCTCGTCGCCGTCGGGCGGGGCCGGTGGTCGGCCCGGGCAGGGGCTCGGACGGCCCGGGCGAGGACAGACGATCCTGACCAGGCTGGGCGGCCCCGGCAGAAAGACGCCGACCGACCGACCCGGCCGCCCTACAGGGCAAATCGAACGCACCTTTCCCCCCGACTGGGGGTTACCCACAGGCGCGGGGCGAGAACCCTGGGCCGGGAGTGAGGCGGGGCGGCGAGCGGGCGCCCCGCGGGCGTCGGGTGGGGGTGGGGTGGAATGGGGACGGAGCGGTGAACCGGCGCCCCGCGCGGTGAGGTGGGCTTCTCGGGGGCGGCGGGAAGAGTCGTGCGCCCGGGCCCCATGTGGCTGGTGGCCGGGAGCCGAGCTCGTACGGACAGTGGCTGGGGGCGGACGGCCGGGCTTGTACGGAGAGTGGCTGGGG
Encoded proteins:
- the ccrA gene encoding crotonyl-CoA carboxylase/reductase, which translates into the protein MNQILDAILAPESTGEDFAALPIPESYRAVTVHKDEADMFDGLSTKEKDPRKSLHVEEVPVPELGPGEALVAVMASSVNYNSVWTSIFEPMSTFGFLERYGKLSPLTKRHDLPYHVIGSDLAGVVLRTGPGVNAWKPGDEVVAHCLSVELESADGHNDTMLDPEQRIWGFETNFGGLAEIALVKSNQLMPKPGHLSWEEAAAPGLVNSTAYRQLVSRNGAGMKQGDNVLIWGASGGLGSYATQFALAGGANPICVVSSDQKAEICRKMGAEAIIDRNAEGYRFWKDEHHQDPREWKRFGKRIRELTGGEDVDIVFEHPGRETFGASVYVTRKGGTIVTCASTSGYTHEYDNRYLWMSLKRIVGSHFANYREAWEANRLIAKGKIHPTLSKTYTLEETGQAAYDVHRNLHQGKVGVLALAPHEGMGVRDPEMRAKHLDAINRFRNV
- a CDS encoding protein meaA, encoding MTERHKDRPWLMRTYAGHSTAEASNELYRRNLAKGQTGLSVAFDLPTQTGYDPDHVLARGEVGRVGVPVSHLGDMRRLFQDIPLEQMNTSMTINATAMWLLALYQVVAEEQGADITKLSGTTQNDIVKEYLSRGTHVFPPGPSLRLTTDMITYTVAHIPKWNPINICSYHLQEAGATPVQEIAYAMSTAIAVLDAVRESGQVPAEKFGDVVARISFFVNAGVRFIEEMCKMRAFGRIWEQVTRERYGVQDPKQRRFRYGVQVNSLGLTEAQPENNVQRIVLEMLAVTLSKDARARAVQLPAWNEALGLPRPWDQQWSLRIQQVLAHESDLLEYEDIFAGSHVIEAKVEALVTDCLAEIERIQEMGGAMAAVESGYLKAQLVASHAERRARIESGQEKIVGVNCYESTEPNPLTADLDTAIMTVDPANEARVVRSLHRWRDDRDEGRAQESLSALKKAAAGDTNLFAATLECARAGVTTGEWAWALRDVFGEFRAPTGVAGAPLAVTAEAGTPLAAVREKVERTAADLGGGRLRLLVGKPGLDGHSNGAEQIAVRARDAGFEVVYQGIRLTPEQIVSAAVAEDVHCVGLSILSGSHAELVPDVLARLRRSGAGDIPVIVGGIIPSADAAALREAGVAAVFTPKDFGITEIIGRIVDEIRTANQLDPLEVPA
- a CDS encoding CoA ester lyase; translated protein: MTATAAGTTTGSTGTADAAAGPVNRLRPRRSCLAVPGSNPRFLEKAQGLPADQVFLDLEDACAPLAKEGARHTIVDALNNGDWTGKTRVVRVNDWTTHWTYRDVITVVEGAGPNLDCIMLPKVQDAQQVVALDLLLTQIEKTMGFEVGRIGIEAQIENAKGLVNVDAIAGASPRLETIIFGPADFMASINMKSLVVGEQPPGYGADAYHYILMRILMAARTYDLQAIDGPYLQIRNVEGYKEVARRAAALGFDGKWVLHPGQVEAANEVFSPSQEDYDHAELILDAYEWHTSEAGGAKGSAMLGDEMIDEASRKMALVIAGKGRAAGMTRTSKFQAPEA
- a CDS encoding MaoC family dehydratase, with product MQFGRIYEEFTVGDVYKHWPGKTVTEYDDHLFCLLTMNHHPLHMDSNYAEQTTDFKRNVVVGNYVYSLLLGMSVPDVSGKAIANLEIESLRHIAPTFHGDTLYGETTVLEKIPSKSRSDRGIVHVETKGYKQDGTVVCVFRRKVMVPTAAYVQERGGEQPGRPEPVAPPAKKEK
- a CDS encoding acyl-CoA dehydrogenase family protein; the protein is MSGRLAQTEGLTDIQREILATVRDFVDKEILPVATELEHRDEYPTRIVEGLKELGVFGLMIPEEYGGLGESLLTYALTVEEIARGWMSVSGIINTHFIVAYMLKQHGTQEQKDYFLPKMAAGEVRGAFSMSEPALGSDVSAITSKGVRDGDEYVLTGQKMWLTNGGSSTLVAVLCRTDEGHPEGTAPHKSMTTFLVEKEPGFGTVRPGLTIPGKIDKMGYKGVDTTELIMDGLRIPADRVLGGKTGRGFYHMMDGVEVGRVNVAARGCGVAQRAFELGISYAQQRQTFGKPIAQHQAIQFKLAEMATKVEAAHAMMVNAARKKDSGQRNDLEAGMAKYLASEYCKEVVEDAFRIHGGYGFSKEYEIERLYREAPMLLIGEGTAEIQKMIIGRRLLEEYRIQG
- a CDS encoding phosphatidylserine decarboxylase, with translation MPHSQSSAQRGRVRLARGASPWLLPTVATAAVSLARSRRSGRWAAVAVPTTALAAGMLWFFRDPEREIAQGRVISPADGVVQSIMPWKDGRTRVAIFMSPLNVHVNRAPLAGTVTSVEHIPGGYVPAFNKESENNERVVWHFDTELGDIEMVQIAGAVARRIVPYVPQGTKVEQGERIGLIRFGSRVDVYLPEGVEAAVEVGQATTAGVTRLDRD
- the pssA gene encoding CDP-diacylglycerol--serine O-phosphatidyltransferase, with amino-acid sequence MTVIDPETQAGWAPEADDEDDMPLSMRLSIADTLTLGNAICGFMAVYFTTTGVLIPHLTGNEDGGMARHSAAMAVILMLLASVFDLFDGLVARKLRSSAMGAELDNLSDLISFGLAPAYFVVTWGMVAQDAHQRVSVVAAVVVLLAVVLRLARFSCVTLRDGIFQGMPSPFGALTVVAIVLLELPFVPTLLAIIGVAWLMVSRVEYPKPRGRLAVAMLSWIVLSMGMLAAWALDAPGGQLLLQTGCSLQVVLGAMIPLFATARRVNTFRDNRREARAAQLP